A region from the Clostridium beijerinckii genome encodes:
- a CDS encoding pilus assembly protein PilO encodes MKISNKEKIMLFILGIIVIAFGYYNYIYLIQTNTIEEKLKEEMEVKQKYETAKATIDSIEDKKYDANLLKVKVEDETKPFYPIINEEHIILELDKLLKDNELDGKISFEPIVSDSVEKADKTSQTLAESSLQSIVDKYNNRNSEDSNSKPANSSDKSNIANNSEVNNKNNFNTDQAKEKKKDTLQYVKIQVTFEGSYDGVYKMLTTIKENERKIVVNSIKLSSDTTKGIKGILNLEIYSVPKINNEIEDYLKWDFNNNYGKDVPFAAEKEGSLSNTAITTSSKSEEVTRTNDFIASVKSVTSDLPKIMLGKANDDMRTSYVYGNSNSEEPVEMILTQDGENYYYKYKTSKQSFPANYDGLGEEFVPKSKDIVLKILSENKLSGTDNSKMRLTILNKTDKDVQVNISGDDSRATIDANESNVKINKS; translated from the coding sequence ATGAAAATAAGTAATAAGGAAAAGATAATGCTTTTTATTTTAGGAATTATAGTAATTGCTTTTGGATATTACAATTATATTTATTTAATTCAAACAAATACAATTGAAGAAAAACTTAAGGAAGAGATGGAAGTTAAGCAAAAATATGAAACTGCTAAGGCTACCATAGATTCTATTGAAGATAAAAAATATGATGCAAACTTATTGAAAGTTAAAGTTGAAGATGAAACTAAGCCATTTTATCCAATTATTAATGAAGAGCATATAATTTTAGAACTAGATAAATTATTAAAAGACAATGAGTTAGATGGAAAGATTAGCTTTGAACCTATAGTTTCTGATAGTGTAGAAAAAGCTGATAAGACAAGTCAAACTTTGGCGGAGAGTTCATTGCAGTCAATAGTAGATAAGTATAATAATAGGAATAGTGAAGACAGTAATAGTAAACCAGCTAATTCTAGTGATAAAAGCAATATTGCAAATAATTCTGAAGTAAATAATAAAAATAATTTTAATACTGACCAAGCAAAAGAGAAAAAGAAAGACACATTACAATATGTTAAGATACAGGTTACCTTTGAAGGCAGTTATGATGGAGTATATAAAATGTTAACTACAATTAAAGAAAATGAAAGAAAAATAGTGGTTAATTCTATTAAACTGAGTTCGGATACAACAAAAGGAATAAAAGGAATTCTTAATTTAGAAATTTATTCAGTACCAAAGATTAACAATGAAATAGAAGATTATTTAAAGTGGGATTTTAATAATAATTATGGCAAGGATGTTCCATTTGCTGCCGAAAAAGAAGGCTCACTATCTAATACAGCTATTACAACATCATCAAAGTCAGAAGAAGTTACAAGAACTAATGATTTTATAGCTTCTGTTAAGTCAGTAACCTCTGATTTACCTAAAATAATGTTAGGTAAAGCAAATGATGATATGAGAACAAGTTATGTTTATGGAAATAGTAATTCAGAAGAACCGGTGGAAATGATATTAACTCAAGATGGGGAGAATTACTATTATAAATATAAAACGTCAAAACAATCGTTTCCGGCGAATTATGATGGACTTGGAGAAGAATTTGTACCAAAGTCAAAAGACATAGTTTTAAAAATCTTAAGTGAAAATAAATTAAGTGGAACTGATAATTCAAAGATGAGGCTTACAATACTTAATAAGACTGATAAAGATGTTCAAGTAAATATAAGTGGTGATGACTCAAGAGCTACAATTGATGCTAATGAAAGCAATGTTAAAATCAATAAAAGTTAA
- a CDS encoding fimbrial protein, whose protein sequence is MKDINFFKPYLGKSKEKINFKIYMYGTIAIVALLIISTLITNTVRIFMLDNSIKDYKNKLGADEIQEKLKEAETVNNEINLLKQYDTSLTGIAVSIKERDNVSYTLLKDITSTLPSQVSFKNIDIVENTISIKGVSSDRTSIAELKHNLSELPLMESVYVNSIDNKNTVDSKNTSNGEYSFDIKCVLKDVE, encoded by the coding sequence ATGAAAGATATAAATTTTTTTAAACCCTATTTAGGAAAAAGCAAAGAAAAGATAAATTTTAAAATTTATATGTATGGGACTATAGCAATTGTTGCTTTATTAATTATAAGCACTTTAATAACAAATACTGTAAGGATATTTATGCTAGATAACAGTATAAAGGATTATAAAAATAAATTGGGAGCTGATGAAATTCAAGAGAAATTAAAAGAAGCAGAAACCGTAAATAATGAAATAAATTTACTCAAGCAATATGATACCTCACTGACAGGTATAGCTGTTTCTATTAAGGAAAGAGATAATGTTTCTTATACTCTTCTAAAAGATATAACTTCAACTTTACCAAGTCAGGTTTCATTTAAAAATATCGATATAGTAGAAAATACTATATCAATAAAAGGAGTATCAAGTGATAGAACATCAATTGCTGAATTAAAACATAATTTAAGTGAGTTGCCACTTATGGAATCTGTTTATGTTAATTCAATAGATAATAAAAATACAGTGGATAGTAAAAATACATCAAATGGAGAGTATTCCTTTGATATAAAATGTGTGTTAAAGGATGTTGAATGA
- a CDS encoding pilus assembly protein PilM: protein MSNQLNKEDTNKNKKSFNIKKLMNIDLKDLKNKLPKKLIKFNKLAPEKKRKVVALDMGSSMIKIVEGMYYKNDLIIDKYIAVPTPKNAIIDGEIKKEEELYGKLIRVLKENGINAKYATCTTNSTLIINREILIPKVEEEEMDTVVRYEIQQYLPINLEDYILQVTILGEEVINEAKKLNVRVIAYPEKIARGYYNLLLKLNLKPYALDVNYNAVNKFINFTGINSEFEYKSKDSVAFIDMGASFIDVNIYKDDQLDFTRIIKDGGNDINEVLAERSGIEASEIENFKIKSINLKDELDPLNIQVRYVIDDWIEKIEKIIQFYKNRNIGNEVNKIIIFGGSSKINGMEDYMTEKLGIKTKINGITKIAFKSKDDGKPVDDFINAIGSVIRV from the coding sequence ATGAGTAATCAACTAAACAAGGAAGATACAAATAAAAATAAAAAGTCTTTTAATATAAAAAAATTAATGAATATAGATTTAAAAGATTTAAAGAATAAGTTACCAAAGAAATTAATTAAATTTAATAAATTAGCACCAGAAAAAAAAAGAAAAGTTGTTGCTTTGGATATGGGAAGCTCGATGATTAAAATAGTTGAGGGTATGTACTACAAAAATGATTTAATTATAGATAAATATATCGCAGTTCCAACTCCTAAAAATGCAATTATAGATGGAGAAATAAAAAAAGAAGAAGAATTATATGGTAAATTGATTCGAGTATTAAAAGAAAATGGTATAAATGCTAAATATGCAACATGCACAACTAATTCTACATTAATTATAAATAGAGAAATTTTAATTCCAAAAGTAGAAGAAGAAGAAATGGATACTGTAGTAAGATATGAAATCCAACAATATCTTCCTATAAATTTAGAAGATTATATATTGCAAGTAACAATCTTAGGTGAAGAAGTAATAAATGAAGCTAAAAAACTTAATGTTCGTGTTATTGCATATCCAGAAAAAATAGCTAGAGGATATTATAATCTCTTATTAAAACTAAATTTAAAGCCATATGCTTTAGACGTAAATTATAATGCGGTTAATAAATTTATTAATTTTACAGGTATAAATAGTGAATTTGAATATAAATCAAAAGATTCAGTTGCTTTTATTGATATGGGAGCAAGTTTTATCGATGTTAATATATATAAAGATGATCAGTTAGACTTTACTAGAATAATAAAAGATGGTGGAAATGATATTAATGAAGTGCTAGCAGAAAGAAGTGGTATTGAAGCTAGTGAAATAGAGAATTTTAAAATCAAAAGTATAAATTTAAAAGATGAATTAGACCCACTAAATATACAGGTTAGATATGTTATAGATGACTGGATAGAAAAAATAGAAAAAATAATTCAATTTTATAAAAACAGAAATATAGGGAATGAAGTGAATAAGATAATTATTTTTGGAGGAAGTTCTAAGATAAATGGGATGGAAGACTATATGACAGAAAAGCTTGGAATAAAAACAAAAATAAACGGAATTACTAAAATTGCCTTCAAATCAAAGGATGATGGCAAACCTGTTGATGACTTTATAAATGCCATAGGTTCAGTCATAAGAGTTTAG
- a CDS encoding pilin: MNNLSIRKMNQVSKRKKKGFTLIELIIVIAIIAILAAIAIPKFGAVRENANLASDQANAKIIATAVAQAVSEGEITEDEDTAVDSADYLPYIDGGTEPVAKYKGATSFVVMYDADGTTITLDGGDEDKQVYPAVD, translated from the coding sequence ATGAATAATTTATCAATCAGAAAAATGAATCAAGTGTCAAAGAGAAAGAAGAAAGGATTCACATTAATCGAATTAATCATTGTTATTGCAATTATTGCAATTTTAGCTGCTATAGCAATACCTAAATTTGGTGCCGTTAGAGAAAATGCAAATTTGGCTTCAGATCAAGCTAATGCTAAAATTATAGCTACAGCAGTAGCTCAAGCAGTATCAGAGGGTGAAATCACAGAAGATGAGGATACTGCAGTAGACAGTGCTGACTATTTACCATATATAGATGGTGGAACTGAACCGGTAGCTAAGTATAAGGGGGCAACAAGTTTTGTTGTTATGTATGACGCTGATGGAACTACTATAACTTTAGATGGTGGAGATGAGGATAAACAAGTATATCCGGCTGTAGATTAA
- a CDS encoding type II secretion system protein F has protein sequence MGKFKYRVMNSDGEKIEGSYEANSKDEVMDFISGNGYYPLMIEEISQSKNIEIKFNSKVKLKDLSVFCRQFYTMLNAGVPILTCLGILSVQIENQKLREATKDINEEVEKGGVLSDAMKKHSDVFPDLLVALIASGEASGNLDAIMLRMATHYEKENKINNKVTSALIYPTVLSFVAVGAIIFILTFVMPTFTEIFAQSGTTLPWSTRFLLGLSDLIKNNWIYIIILIGLSAFGLKIFLKSDQGILISSNLKLKLPILKKLNQMIIVSRFTRTLSTLIASGLPLIEALEIVSTVAGNKIAENALLKIRDKVMRGESLYSAMRESEIFPEMLYSMIKIGEETGSLDDILNKTADFYDDELESIIQTSVALMEPVLIVVMGLVIGFMVVSIMMPMFDSYTQI, from the coding sequence ATGGGAAAGTTTAAATATAGAGTTATGAACTCAGATGGAGAGAAAATAGAAGGAAGTTATGAGGCAAATTCTAAAGATGAAGTTATGGATTTTATTTCAGGTAATGGATATTACCCTTTAATGATAGAGGAGATATCACAAAGTAAAAACATTGAAATAAAGTTTAATAGTAAGGTTAAACTTAAAGATTTATCAGTATTTTGTAGGCAATTTTATACGATGTTAAATGCAGGAGTACCAATCTTAACATGTTTAGGAATATTGAGCGTTCAAATTGAGAATCAAAAATTAAGAGAAGCTACAAAAGATATAAATGAAGAGGTTGAAAAGGGTGGAGTTTTATCAGATGCAATGAAGAAACATAGCGATGTATTCCCGGATTTGTTAGTAGCCTTAATAGCATCAGGAGAAGCAAGTGGTAATTTAGATGCTATAATGCTCAGAATGGCAACTCATTATGAAAAGGAAAATAAAATTAATAATAAAGTGACAAGTGCATTAATTTACCCTACAGTACTAAGCTTTGTAGCTGTTGGAGCAATTATATTTATACTAACTTTTGTAATGCCTACATTTACTGAAATATTTGCACAAAGTGGAACAACTTTACCTTGGTCTACTAGATTTTTGCTTGGTCTCAGTGATCTAATTAAGAATAATTGGATTTATATAATAATTTTAATAGGATTAAGTGCATTTGGACTTAAGATTTTTTTGAAAAGCGATCAAGGAATTCTTATTTCAAGTAATTTGAAACTAAAATTGCCAATACTTAAAAAGCTTAATCAAATGATCATAGTATCAAGATTTACAAGGACTTTATCTACACTGATTGCAAGTGGATTACCTCTAATAGAAGCTCTGGAAATAGTTTCTACAGTTGCAGGAAATAAGATTGCGGAGAATGCACTTCTTAAAATAAGAGATAAGGTAATGAGAGGAGAAAGTTTATATTCTGCAATGAGGGAAAGTGAAATATTTCCTGAAATGCTTTATTCAATGATTAAAATAGGTGAAGAAACAGGTTCGCTAGATGACATATTAAATAAGACAGCTGATTTTTATGATGATGAATTAGAGTCAATAATTCAAACATCAGTAGCTCTTATGGAACCAGTTTTAATAGTAGTAATGGGACTTGTAATTGGATTTATGGTAGTCTCCATAATGATGCCAATGTTTGATAGTTATACTCAAATTTAA
- a CDS encoding type II secretion system protein GspE has protein sequence MATEKRRLGNILVNAGKITGYQLQEALKSQKALGKKLGEILVDSKIITEDDIIESIEQQTGIKKVDLNTINFDRKAITLIPQNLCDKYTLIPFGFDNNKIKVALADPLNIFAIDDVAISTGFEIESSISRTADIKKFIGIYYSSQQVHNAAIQLSKESTKSIKNSKAISEDINDVNSAPVVKMIESIFKNSVEMKASDIHIEPFEHEIRIRYRIDGKLKIVNTLGIESLGPLVTRIKILAGLNIAEKRTPQDGRIMTSVSGKEIDLRVSVLPIVNGEKIVIRILNTGGSTLSKNELGMSEDNIERLNRIIANPHGIILVTGPTGSGKSTTLYAILRELNDDSVNIITVEDPVEFTMNGINQVNVNEKTGLTFASGLRSILRQDPDIVMIGEIRDEETAEIATRAAITGHLVLSTLHTNDAPSSIVRLVDMGVKPYLVSTSVVGVMAQRLVRKICANCKEEYEASIYEKEFLGQAVNKPLILHKGKGCGYCNETGYSGRIGIYEVMEMTRQHREAINAGKNSDTLRDISIENGMETLESECKDFVLSGMTTIEELSTIVAFSMKE, from the coding sequence ATGGCAACTGAAAAAAGAAGATTAGGCAACATTCTGGTGAATGCAGGTAAGATTACTGGATATCAATTGCAAGAAGCATTGAAGTCTCAAAAGGCACTTGGTAAAAAACTTGGAGAAATATTAGTAGATAGTAAGATTATAACAGAAGACGATATTATAGAATCTATAGAACAACAAACAGGAATAAAAAAAGTAGATTTAAATACAATAAATTTTGACAGAAAGGCAATAACTTTAATACCTCAAAATTTATGTGATAAATATACATTAATACCATTTGGATTTGATAATAATAAAATTAAAGTTGCACTTGCAGATCCATTAAATATTTTTGCAATCGATGATGTTGCAATATCTACTGGATTTGAAATAGAGTCATCTATATCTAGAACGGCTGATATTAAAAAATTTATAGGTATATATTATAGTAGCCAACAAGTTCATAATGCGGCAATTCAACTATCAAAGGAAAGTACAAAATCAATTAAGAATTCTAAAGCAATATCTGAAGATATAAATGATGTAAATAGTGCACCAGTTGTTAAAATGATTGAATCTATATTTAAAAATTCAGTAGAAATGAAGGCATCAGACATACACATAGAGCCATTTGAACACGAAATAAGGATAAGATATAGAATAGATGGAAAACTTAAAATAGTTAATACCCTTGGAATAGAAAGTTTAGGTCCTTTAGTTACTAGAATAAAAATTCTTGCAGGACTTAATATAGCAGAAAAGAGAACACCACAAGACGGAAGAATAATGACGAGTGTTAGTGGTAAAGAAATAGACCTTAGAGTCTCAGTTCTTCCAATAGTTAATGGAGAAAAGATAGTTATAAGAATTTTAAATACTGGTGGTTCTACATTGAGTAAAAATGAACTTGGAATGAGTGAAGATAATATTGAAAGATTAAATAGGATTATTGCAAATCCTCATGGAATAATTTTAGTTACTGGACCTACAGGGAGCGGGAAATCTACAACTTTGTATGCAATACTAAGAGAATTAAATGATGACAGTGTAAATATAATTACAGTAGAAGATCCGGTTGAGTTTACAATGAATGGAATCAATCAAGTAAATGTAAATGAAAAAACTGGATTGACATTTGCAAGTGGACTTAGAAGTATATTAAGACAAGATCCTGATATAGTTATGATTGGAGAAATTAGAGATGAAGAAACAGCAGAAATTGCTACAAGAGCAGCGATTACAGGGCATCTAGTTTTAAGTACACTTCATACAAATGATGCACCTTCATCTATAGTAAGACTTGTAGACATGGGTGTTAAACCATATTTAGTTTCAACATCTGTTGTTGGAGTAATGGCTCAAAGATTAGTTAGAAAAATATGTGCTAATTGTAAAGAAGAATATGAGGCTAGTATATATGAAAAAGAATTTTTAGGACAAGCTGTAAATAAACCACTTATTTTGCACAAAGGAAAGGGTTGTGGATACTGCAATGAGACTGGATACTCTGGAAGAATTGGTATATATGAGGTTATGGAAATGACGAGGCAGCATAGAGAGGCTATAAATGCAGGGAAAAACTCAGATACCCTTAGAGATATTTCAATTGAAAATGGAATGGAAACCTTAGAGAGTGAATGTAAAGATTTTGTTTTAAGCGGGATGACAACTATCGAAGAACTTTCAACAATTGTAGCATTTTCAATGAAAGAATAA
- a CDS encoding prepilin peptidase: protein MDYALIVILGLVIGSFLNVCIYRIPKEESIAFPPSHCAKCQHNLSPIDLVPVFSYIFLRGKCKYCKEKISIRYPLIESLNGILYLIVYLKFGLTLIALKYCILVSLLIVIGMIDYDTQFVFTSTTIFGGIIAGIFIVIQAISYRSGIVDLILGGAVGFGIIGLIVFLTKGMGEGDIEIATVCGLFLGVKGILLGLFLAIILGGIVGIIILALKLKKAKEKIAFGPCIAIGSLISMIWGVEILKFYWNLLI, encoded by the coding sequence TTGGATTATGCTTTAATAGTTATTTTAGGATTAGTTATAGGAAGCTTTTTAAATGTTTGCATTTATAGAATTCCTAAAGAAGAATCAATTGCATTTCCACCATCACATTGTGCAAAATGTCAACATAACTTAAGCCCTATAGATTTAGTTCCTGTATTTAGTTATATATTTCTTAGAGGAAAATGTAAATATTGCAAGGAAAAAATTTCTATAAGATATCCACTAATAGAAAGTCTTAATGGGATATTGTATTTAATAGTCTACTTAAAATTTGGATTAACGTTAATTGCTTTGAAATACTGCATTTTAGTATCGCTTTTGATTGTTATTGGAATGATTGATTACGATACTCAATTTGTGTTTACAAGTACCACGATTTTTGGAGGCATTATAGCAGGTATATTTATAGTAATTCAAGCTATTAGCTATAGGAGTGGAATTGTTGATTTGATTTTAGGTGGAGCAGTAGGCTTTGGAATTATAGGCTTAATAGTGTTTTTAACTAAAGGAATGGGCGAGGGTGATATTGAAATTGCTACTGTATGTGGATTGTTTTTAGGAGTTAAAGGAATTCTGCTAGGATTATTTTTAGCAATTATATTAGGTGGGATAGTAGGAATAATTATCTTAGCTTTAAAATTAAAAAAAGCAAAAGAAAAAATAGCATTTGGGCCGTGTATAGCAATCGGAAGTTTGATCTCTATGATATGGGGAGTTGAAATATTAAAGTTTTATTGGAATCTATTAATATAG
- a CDS encoding type IV pili twitching motility protein PilT: MLKIDKLIDSIDIGNVSDLHITSGLAPMVRIDGVLVNVNNDKLPSEVVEEYIKELIPDKFNEFLNDGEIDFKYNRPGIGNFRVNAYKCRESYAICMRVIKEAIPKLKDLVNAPVLKTFTELSDGLVLVTGPTGSGKSTTLAAMVNEINMTKEKHIITLEEPIEYIYENNKSMINQREIGQDTRSYAMGLRAALRQDPDVILVGEMRDPETIEIALRAAQTGHLVFSTLHNMGAANSIYRIINSFDSGHQNEIKIQLSSLLRGVVSQVLLPNASGTGRTAAMEIMVCTPGIKNLIREGNYEQINSFIQMGSKYGMQTIEMDLKRLVNNDIISHQEYEKWIKNNKMN; encoded by the coding sequence ATGTTGAAGATAGACAAATTGATAGACTCTATAGATATAGGGAATGTATCTGACTTACATATTACTTCGGGATTAGCCCCAATGGTTAGAATAGATGGAGTTTTAGTAAATGTAAATAATGATAAACTTCCAAGTGAAGTAGTAGAAGAATATATTAAAGAATTAATACCCGATAAATTCAATGAATTTTTAAATGATGGGGAGATAGATTTTAAATATAATAGACCTGGCATTGGAAATTTTAGAGTTAATGCTTATAAGTGTAGGGAAAGTTATGCTATATGTATGAGAGTAATTAAGGAAGCTATACCCAAACTTAAAGATTTGGTAAATGCTCCTGTTTTAAAAACTTTTACTGAATTAAGTGATGGATTAGTGCTTGTTACTGGACCAACCGGCTCTGGTAAAAGCACAACTCTTGCAGCTATGGTAAATGAAATAAATATGACTAAAGAGAAACACATAATTACTTTAGAAGAACCAATAGAATATATATATGAAAATAATAAATCTATGATAAATCAAAGAGAAATTGGACAGGATACTAGAAGTTATGCAATGGGACTTCGAGCAGCACTTAGACAAGATCCTGATGTTATATTAGTAGGAGAAATGAGAGACCCAGAAACAATAGAAATAGCTTTAAGAGCAGCACAAACTGGGCATTTAGTTTTTTCAACTTTGCATAATATGGGAGCAGCAAATAGTATATATAGAATTATAAATTCATTTGATTCTGGTCATCAAAATGAAATTAAAATTCAATTATCATCTTTATTAAGAGGAGTTGTTTCTCAAGTTTTATTACCAAATGCTTCAGGAACAGGACGAACAGCAGCAATGGAAATAATGGTATGTACTCCAGGTATAAAGAATTTAATTAGAGAAGGTAATTATGAGCAGATAAATAGTTTTATTCAAATGGGATCAAAGTATGGAATGCAAACAATAGAGATGGATCTAAAAAGATTAGTTAATAATGATATAATATCTCATCAAGAATATGAAAAGTGGATAAAAAATAATAAAATGAATTAA